ccactcaaggACTCATCAACTTTGAGGAAAGCACTGATGGAAGAGGATAGCAGTACTTTAGTATATTACTTGTTTTATGTAGAATCAGTGGTTAATAATAGCAGTATTTATATAAGAACAGTTGTTAcaggttgttaggctgttagacgtcgctttcatggtgacgtcagctgagatgcctcagttgTTTGGATTGTCTACCAATGCAGCAGTACTCTTAGTTGTGCAACCAACCATGGAGTaacaggctgagggggagtttagtttgtaagcatgcttgtaaagttttgctttgatttgtaatctttcaacttaatgaaaagcaaatgtttatcaaaactatcttcctctttgattgtgtttacaaagtgtcacaccccaaccaatggcggaaacatcgggatgagacgaagtgtgaagattgctcgagacatcataacgctatttgtgacaataatttaataatccaaatttcatttccaaacttcaagtagtcatcaatacaagatcccaaataacaagtttaatcaaaataacaaaccaacataaccaaaattcgatacaacatatttaaatctaacgtctaaagtgtgtatctaggcatcgtgctacctctttcatttcatcatcatcaacctgtaacatgtttaaaaatactattcaatgcaaaagcaaaggcgagtatacaagtttggtacatacatagcataagataaaagtgtgaacaatccctcatagcaagcatgcgattcaagataaacattaaatatggcatgtgtctaacatatcaaaccaagaaaacgcaacttgctcatgacataaccaaagtttcagtagaggcgggtcgttaatcctatagcgctacatatgtcacggtttggctcgtacgaagttaatgataagttcaacacataagaatcacccaagtttaaagtatcaagccatcacgtatacaagcatgttataggaatgttcatgtgtttaagcaaaatgttcatgtgtaagtttgttgatagataaaacatgttacaccccaaaagtgataaaagtaaaaggggaatacgagtatactcacaaagtttgcatatgttttccgattatccaattgttgacgagtagagatttagagtccgaatgtataagggttaaagttcaagtatgtttagagtcgagattcggtgtttaaaacaacataaaaataagatatgagaataacatggaaaataatcatttagtacatatgatgcttgttcttgacactaggaaactcgaaggagtttagatgttttcatggaacaaggttccattagaatcgtgacaagttatcatagtctaggatgatgtaatctagtaccccgacatatgaacactagttcatcatcaaagattcgattattcgaataatatatttaggttatataatatatgtccaatagttcaagcatgaggtagaagattaaaatcttcattttggtacctctaaatgtcatagaagtcatgtaggaggtaggaagatcaagtcttccatttaggcacctctatgtgttcaccactacacttgatgtaaaaaaaaacaaccaaggagggtcatgaacatacaataaagaataagaaatatacacactaactaagagaaatcatcaaatcatgtgaggattgtatgtttggacaacccaagttgttccataatcactcatgtatcaaagacaaagtttgacatgacttgtgggttaaaaaccctaaacaaaacaccaagtttatgaggtttaatcctctgattttaaatgtctcaaccttgtttttaagcttaaccaaccatgggataagttgtaagcattaggacataggtatgagatgtgttggacacaagttgcataggtttaaacaagtttttgatgaacataaaaacaaacagaaagtttatggactatttcggggcatttccaggtctgatttctccaaggagaagtctaggaatcgaaccccatgattatacaagcaagtaggaaaaagaatcgagtgaatcggataagaattgagtgagttatgcccattttcgtgaaggggtgtcaatctactcgaacccttgctttcagctacggtttggaggatgttttgagagtttttagtgttgcaaaagtggtagggaggctggttataagtggtatttatagggggaaggattagggtttcaatgggttgggctttggaagtgtttagaaggggttacaccttgaaactagcccacaaaacccaactatatggggctgaatttggctgaatttgggctgccatatttctttatttttttatttttttaaaacattataatgagtaattttgttagttaagttgtgtaataatatgcaacaatgtttcccctaacttgtaacaaggtgaaatatgaaataaaacatgatttaactaggtaaaaagtgtaatgtacaagttttatttacgaagcaagttccgtattttacaacgattacgatgaaagaatggttataagaacacaagatttccaaagatagaatttcacgtaaggtttctaaatgtaggatgtttgaaaacgcagggcgttacacaaagtttgttgttcatttccgctgcacttaaactcTGTTCATTTCTATTTGATTTCTtaaaattatacaaacaaacacaatcacgaaACCCTCCGATCCTAACAAGGTTAGCTAACGGACTAACTACCGGTGTTTCTGTTAGTTTGTTGCGTGTTCCGCAGCATCGCGCGGGTTCCTTACTATAATAATATGGTAACTATCCATTAATAAGGATCACATGTGGAGTTACATTTTGTGAATTTATTGTTTGTTGAACGTTTTTTCCTGTAAGGTACTGATCGTTCATTTGTTTAAAAGTATATTAATAACTTTCTGCATCGTGGGAAGCAATCCCGGTGATGTGAAAACATTGATGTTGAATCCAATGAGATGCTTGATGTAATGAGGTCGTATTAATAAGAAATAATAATCGATATAACTAAGTttcccgagcccgggaagcaatcccgagTAAAAACCTAGTTTGTTTATATACACAAATCGAAACAACCAATTAAAAGAGGACAAATAAGTAGAGACGACACTTCCATACCTTAAAGCCCAATATTTGACACTTCCATAGCCCAAACTCATATAAGTTGGTATCTACATAGCCCAAACTCAAATAAGGTGACACCTCCATAGTAAGGGTGTCTTTTTTGTGACTCATTATGTCTTTTTCTTCGaaagtgtgttatattttgcagacattgttttatatgggtattgCTAAATGTACCCCCTTTTCTACTGAATGCACCCCCTCCTTCAACTTTTACATTAATTTAATTCAAACCCTTTTGTTTTTCTatcattttttatctttaattattattactagtatttgtttttaaaacgttattttatttaaaaagaaacTTTTTTTGATTATTTGAAAAATAACCGTTTTCTTACGTTTTAAACTAAAGCGAGTCATTTTAATTTTGAAATGGATTTTTTTGTTCATAGCGGCTTGAAGTGGGTATGCGAATTCGGTTTGTATAAACAATGATACACAAAAAATTAAATGAAGCTTTAAAGCCAGCCAACTTAACTAACGTTTTATTTCTTTTTACGTCTTATTACTTTTAATTGATAAAAGTTGTTAATTATATTAATAAacattttaatataataataatactaataaaaatagaaatagaaaGATGAGAGAACTAAAAtacgaaataaataaaaaatataaaagcatctatttttttttcaaaaaaaagttctgaaatttttttattgtataaaaatatcttttttattaattttaatgacgTTTTATAgaaacataataaaatactagTAAGAGAAAGTGTCTTCAAATTATAGAAACACAATAGTTTTCAAAAAAATATTTAAACTGTTTAGAGGGTTGAAATTTAACaacttttaaattatatttttagaaaTGGGGGTATGACTAGTAAAAAAGGGGATGCATTTAGCCAACCCCGTTTTATATTTTACAAATATCTATACAATTCTTATTATTAGGAGAATAAGCTTACCTATTTTAATAAACCGAAAAGGTCAACAGCCATATAATTTAGTAAGTTATGTACTAGTTTTTTTTACGGGAGGGTGAGGGGATGGAAATTTCTTTCCAAAAACTTTTTTGCGGCATGGAAATAATCCACGCGTTTACATTGAAAAATCCAACATCCACTCAAAAAGGAAACTACTTACTCACTCTCCCCGCACCGTCCTAGAACCACCTCCGACCACCGTCATCACCACCCATATATCCCCATCTCCGACCACCCAACAACCCATTCATTTCATTTTTCACCATTAATAGAGATCACAATAATCTCCGCTCAAGGTCTCGAAAAACCATCCCTCTTCTCCCACCATCTCCGCCCCTTCATCACCCTCACCACCACCCCTCCCTCCGCCCCACACGGCAGACATGTGTTCACCACCACCGTCGCCCATGGCGCCGGAGTTAATGTTAATGTTGATGTTAATGATAATCACACGTGGGGTGATAAGTTTGATCTTTCCAACGTTGTTGATGCTAGTTTTTTTCAACGTGGGTGTTCATGCATTTATTTAGAGGTGTATAGTAAGAGGTTTTTGTTGGGGCCTAGGTTTTTAGGGTGGTGTGGGATTCCGGTGGTGGATATTGTTGATGGGTTTTCGCCGGTGGGGACGGTGAGGCGGTTGAGTTATCGGTTGaggaagaaagatgggtcgagaACTCGTGGGGTGGTTAATGTGGCGGTGAAGGTGGAGGGTTCGGTTTTCCGGACGTGGCGGGGTGTGGATTCCGGTGGGGTACGGTTGCCGGAGATGGATTTGGGAC
The Helianthus annuus cultivar XRQ/B chromosome 6, HanXRQr2.0-SUNRISE, whole genome shotgun sequence genome window above contains:
- the LOC110866073 gene encoding uncharacterized protein LOC110866073; translation: IQHPLKKETTYSLSPHRPRTTSDHRHHHPYIPISDHPTTHSFHFSPLIEITIISAQGLEKPSLFSHHLRPFITLTTTPPSAPHGRHVFTTTVAHGAGVNVNVDVNDNHTWGDKFDLSNVVDASFFQRGCSCIYLEVYSKRFLLGPRFLGWCGIPVVDIVDGFSPVGTVRRLSYRLRKKDGSRTRGVVNVAVKVEGSVFRTWRGVDSGGVRLPEMDLGRVAIGIPVKGLPVVGGLRSSRASSQMVLR